Below is a genomic region from Rhodohalobacter sp. 614A.
AAAACTTGACTCTCCAAAGGTTCCTGAAAGCTCGATGGATGGCTGTACTACCCATCCTCTTTGATCACGGGTAAATCCTTCACTGTAATATGCGGAAAGTACAAAGGATGAAATATCATATGAACGAACCGTATCGGGCAGTTCCACCTGTTGATCCCTGGAAAGCTCTTCGTTCAGAGAATATTCATAGGTCAGTGAAGCTGTTTTATTCTGGTCAATCTGGTAAATCAGGCTGTTGTTCAAACCCATTTGAAACAGTTCATAAGCTTCTTCGAGGCGGTGAAGTCCAAAAAGGGAAGAAACATTTCGGCTTTTGGCATTGAAGATATAAGGAACCAGATAATCCGTAGCCAAACGCTGTTCGATGAAAGAAGCGCGTGCATTTGCACTGTACCGATGTCCTTTGCCATTAATATTTCGATGTTCCCACCGAACCTGTCCCCGAATAATCTCTTCCATTCCAACCCCGATGGAAGCCTGGATGGTTCTCGGCTCGTATTCACGTATCCTGATAAGTGCTGTGAGTGTGGAATCGTGAGGCTGCTCGGGCAGGGTAATGGTTGCAAAACGGAAAAGATGATGATTAAAAATATTTCGCTGGGCATCCCGGATTGTTTCACGGCCATACTGTTCGCCTTCATCCAAACCGGATTGCCGCAACAATATGCTTTTGGGAACTGATAAATCTCCCTCTACCTGGAATTCACTAAAAAATGCTTTCGAATTCGGAATGAGTTGAATATCCATAGAAACCTGGCTTGCAAGCGAATCAACTGATGTCTGAATATTTACATCGGGCCAGGCATAGCCCAGATTCTCCACAGTTTCCAAAAAGAGTCCCTCAACATCGGGCTGCCGGATCATTTCAAAGCGTCGTCCCTCCCGAAAATCATGCCTTGATACCGCACGCTCAAAATCTCTGGAATCCCTGATTTCCCGAACGGTTGTGCTGTCAGCATCAATACTTATTTCTGATGACACAATCCGAAGCGGTACTCCTTCACTAATCGTAAACCGAATTCTCTTTTGCCAGGGTTTATCATCGTCCGTAACCTCGTAATTCACTTCCACATTATGGAATCCACGACGTTCATAATAGCGCCGCAATCGAATACGATCTCGCCGAACTTCCAGTTCATCAAAATAATAGCCATCAAATCTTTTGAAAATCTTCTTGATAAATGAGGGACTTTCCGAAGCAATAATCTCCTTCAACACCATATCGCGATAGGTTTCGTTGCCATCAACCTCTACGCTCCATATTACCGGTTCTCTCTCATCTTCTTCCTGAAATGCATACACTCCTTCTACGGCAAATGCGAAACAGATCAGAAATAAAAGCGCGATATTTTTTAGTGCTATTGTATTGGTCTTGTTACGTGACAATCGTAGTTTCAGAGGTATATTTTTAAGGAAAAATAATGATAATGAGCGTGCTTGGTTCAACAAATCATCAATATTCAAATTTTTTAATGAACACCCGTGTTTGGCAAAGTACACCATTCACAACGCATTCATAATTGGCCTGTAGGTTTTACACAAATGATTGATCAATTTCTTCGATATATGCCAGAACGATATTCTCCAATTCCTGTTTTAATCTTGTTGATTTTATTTTTATTTGCCGGGTGCAGAAACAATGCCATCGACGATTTCAGCGACACCTCCTTCGAACTGATCAACCAAAATGGGGAAACGGTTCATTTTCCTGATGATTTTGAAGGAGCGCCCATGGTTATGGGATTTATTTATACCAATTGCCCCGACATTTGTTCATTCATAACAGCAAATGTTCGAAATGTTTACAGGCAAATGGAAAATCCCGATAATGTGCAGTTCATTCTCGTCACTTTTGACCCCCAAAGGGACACTCCCGAAGTGTTGAAAAAATATGCACAATCTTTTGAAATGGACCAGGAACCGTTCCAGTTCTTAACGGCCGATTCCAGCACCATCGCTTCTTTTATGGAACGAATGAGCGTGAGAACACAGGAATCGTATTCCGAAGAGCTTGACAACGGCGACCGAATCTATTTCCTTAATCACTCCGACAAAATACTGCTAATTGATGAAGACTCCCGACTAATTTTTGATTACGGTGGCAGCATGACTTCTCCCAACCTTATCATAGAAGACTTACAAAAATTATGAACAAAAAAAGTATCCTGATTCTATTAATACCTTTTCTGCTGGTATCGTTTCTATCCTGCGGGAATGAGGAAGAAAATCAACAATCCGAAAGTATTCAAACCGTTGAGTTGCCTGATGAAGGGATTGAAATTGAAAATATCTGGGCACGGCCTGGAAGCGAGAATGGTGTTTCTGCTGTCTATTTAACGATTCTGAACGGATCTTCTGAAATGGACTCAATCGTTTCAGTATCTTCGCCGGTTGCCAGAATGGTGGAAATCCACGAATCTTTTGAAGGAGATGATGGGATGATGGGAATGCGGCCGGCTGAAAATTTAAATATACCTGCCAGGGATGTTCTCCACCTGGAACCCGGCGGCCTTCATATTATGCTCATGAACCTGAATAACCAACTTGCAGAAGGAGATGAAGTGGAAATCTCTCTCGAGTTTTCAAATGCCGGCCAAATGACGATAACGGCACCCGTTCAATCCATACAGTAGAAATCGATTCTTTTGAGTCGAAGATCAGCTGAAATAAATAATGAGCGCTTCTCTAAAACCTCAATTCATTTCCAGATCGGCTTTTTCTGCGCTGAAACCTACTTCTTCTTCTTTCACTTCGCCCAAAGAAGATTCCATTTCCGAGCGGAGTTTTTGAATAGAAAGTCCGCTGGTAAGCGCGCCATTCTTGGCAACGGAAACACGGCCCGTCTCTTCGGATACGATTACAACAAAAACATTATTCGTCTCACTGATACCAACAGCCGCGCGATGGCGTGTTCCAAAAACAGATGAGATATTCGGGTTCTGTGAAATCGGCAGATAACAGCTTGCTGCAACAATTCGGTTATTCCGGATGATTACAGCACCGTCATGAAGAGGAGTATCTTTTTGGAAAATAGTTTGAAGAAGAGATGCATTCACGCGCGCATCCAGCTTTACCCCAACATCCACCAAATCCTGCAGAGACGAGGTTCTGGCAAAAACGATTAACGCGCCGGTTTTTGTCTGGGCCATATTCCGAACGGCTTCAATCACTTCCGAAATCATGTCTTCCGAACCGGTCCGCCCGAGAAATCGGTCGAACGATGTATTCTGGCCAAGATTGTACAACAGCTTTCTGATTTCGGGTTGAAAAATGATAAAAACCGCCAAAACCCCTACATCCAAAACACTGCGGAGTAAAAAGTTCAAGGTGGTAAAACCCAACAATCCAACAGCTGCATTCAACAGAATAATAAACAGCAACCCAAGCGCCGCCTGAATCGCAAATGTCCCGCGAATCCACCGGTACAGGTAGTACAAAACAAGGGCAATGACCAACGTTTCAAGCAGGTCTTTAATGCCAAACTCTATGAATCCAATCGGGATCAATCTTTCCTTTTTTATTTAATATATCGAGCAGTAAAACGAATTATTTTCTACTCACCACTCTTGTTTATCGCAAAGGGCTTCAAATATTTTAACGGAATCAACCGCTTCTTTTACATCATGAACCCTCAAAATATTTGCACCCTGCATCAGGCAATGGTAATGAACGGCCAATGTTCCGGCCAGTCGTTCCTCTGCTGGGCGATTTCCAAGCAACTTCCCAAGCATCGATTTGCGTGACGCGCCTACCAAAACCGGGCAATCTAATGTAATAAATTTTTTGAGTCCTTTTATGATATCCAAATTGTGCTGAAGTGTTTTTCCAAAGCCAATGCCGGGATCAACCACTATGGATGATACTCCGGCTTTCTTTAATTGTTCAATACCTTTTTTCAAGAAAGCAAAAATATCATCAAGAACATTCTCGTACTCTGGATTTTTTTGCATCGTCTGAGGATTTCCCTGCGAATGCATCAGCACATAACCGGCATTGTATACTGAACACAAGCTTGCCAGACGAGGCTCTTTTTGAAGTCCGCTAATATCGTTAATGATATGTGCGCCAAGCTTGAGAGACTCCTCAGCAACCCGATATTTGGTGGTATCAATCGAGAAAAACAAGTCAGGAAAATGATCCAGTGCCGGTTCCAGAACAGGCAAAACTCTGTCCATTTCTTCCGATTCGGATACCGGATTTGCTCCCGGCCGTGTGGATTCGCCACCAATGTCGATAATAGCCGCGCCCTCTTCCATCATCCGCCCGATTTCATCTACGGCATGCTGTGCTGAACTGTACTTGCCGCCGTCTGAGAAAGAGTCGGGAGTTACATTCACGATTCCCATTACGGCCGGAATATCCAGCGAGAGTGTAGAATTTCTAAGAAGTAAACTTAAATGTCTGCTGATGACCTACTCCGTTCTTTTTTGATACAGAAAACATGTTAAGAAATGGGACTGAAGAACAAGAAGGATAGCCTGCAAACGTAACTTCTGGAAGAAACCTTTCTGCGAAGAATAAATGGGAGGAGACTGAGATTCTCTTTAATCCCAGTCTTCTTGCAATAAGTCCAGTTTATCCTCTTTTTCGGCCCACTCATCGGCACCCGGAAATTCATCCTTGGTTTCGTTAATCACGTACTCATCCCATTTTTCAGCCAGACGCTCATTCAATTCTATATAGTGCTCCCATTGCTCGGGAACTTCATCATCGGGATAAATAGCTTCAACAGGACATTCCGGAACGCAGGCATCACAATCGATGCACTCAAGCGGATCGATAGTTAAAAAGTTTGGACCTTCACGAAAAGCATCCACGGGGCAAACAGCCGCACAATTCGTGTACTTACAGTTAATACAAGGCTCGGTTACTACGTATGCCATTTAATAAAGTGGTTAATATTTGTATTGAAAATAAATAAGTATTTAGTGTATTCGAAAATGAATTAAGATGCAATCCAAACAACACTCATCCGCATTATTTGTATAAATATATCCTTCCAGAGCGAAAAGATAAATATGGATTCAAGACTCCTTTTTTAATTCCTCAACAAGGCGTTTACTTCTTCCAAATTTCCATCGTTTTCGGCCGGATTGATTCCAAGAATTTTACACAGCAATTCGTATATATGAATGCTTTGGAAAGGTTGAGCAGTCTCTCCGGTTTTAAAGTCCGGCCCGCTGGCGATAAAAATTGTCCTCATTTCAGGAGCTTCATAATCAAACCCGTGAGTACCTCCCATGACTCCATTTTTTTCAAAAAAATCTCTCCTGGTGATGGTATAACCTACATCGGCAATCATGATGATTTCAGGAATCCGGTAATGATCAGAAAAGTGATAATGATCGGGCAGCTCATCCCTTAAATAAACCCGGTAGTTATTCTCGTGTTCTTTGAGTGTTGAATAGATTTTCGATGTTTCTCCTTCATTCGGCTGAATCAACGCAACGGGAGTCCAGTCAACCATTTTAACGTTTTCAAGATTGATGATTTCATCCAAAAAAATGACCTTTTCGGGAGAGAGTTCTGCCATTCCGTGATCGGACGTGATGATGACATTCAGCTTATCGGACAAGTTATGCTCATCTATCTTTTTTAACAGGTATCCCAGCAAGTCATCTGCGTGAAGAGACGCCTCATCCATTTGAGATGAATTCGGTCCGAAATCGTGGCCCACATGATCAATAAAACTAAAGTAGAGCGTGCCAAGATCGGCCTGTACAGAACCGTTCGGATCCAGCCAGGCTGTTATGCTGTCGATGCGGGATGAGTCTGGCACGGAGCCATCATATGCAACCCATTTTGTAGACCACGTACTGTCGATTGAGGCTTCCGAGCCCGGCCAGAAAAAGGTTGCTGAAGTTAAGCCCTGCTTTTCGGCGGTTATCCAGATGGGTTCGCCACCCCACCAACGCTCGTCATTTGGCGAATTGATAGGGCCATAACTGAACCTGGCGTCCAGCCTGGAGTCGGGAAAACTGTTGGCAATAATTCCATGATTTTCCACATACAAGCCTGTGACAATTGTGTAATGATTGGGAAATGTTTTGGTGGGAAAAACAGGAATCAGATAGTCTGCTTTTACTCCGTTTTTAATAAACCTGTCAAAATTCGGAGTGTTATTTCTATCGATGTATTCATTCATAAATCCATCAAAAGAGATGAGTAAAACAGGATTGATCTCTTTTGATGATGAACGGACTTGATTTTCGGATGGACCGCAACTGATCAGGACGGAAATTGCCGAAAGGCAGACAAATAGTGTTTGAATTCTTTTGTGAGCCAACTTCATTTCGATGTTTTGGAATAATAATTACAACTTGATGTCTCTGAATGTTACAACTCCTCCTGAAAGAAAAAAAGGACGATTGGCAAACCAAGCGTCCTTTTATCAAAATTTAATATAATCTGCATCTGAAATGAGGAATGATTTAAAATTATTGAATGCGTCATATGGAGCGCAATCCTGAGGGTGGGGGTCCCTCAAAATAAAGTCAAAGTATGTCTCGACTCCGTTTCAACCAAAAAGTGGTTAAAGCTGCGCTCAAAATGACGTGTGTTCTTACATTCCTATCCAATCATGTTTAGTTAAACATATACCGAATCCCCAATTGGGCACTCCATGTATTGCTAATATTAATATTTTGCCGGAAGCTCTCTGTGGGAGGAGCATCGGACCCGGAAGCATTGTTTACAGTAAATGTGGCATTTCCGCTGCCATCCGCCCCGCGATACTGCATAAGGTTGCTCTGAACCGGAGACTGCGTTACCCCCCATTCGTTGTTGATCAGGTTGCCAACATTCAGGATATCGAACGTAACCTGAATTTTATGAACCCCGCGAAAGATGTTTACATCCTGTGCAACACGGAAATCGAACCGGTGCAGCCAGGGAAGTGTGGCTCCGTTTCGCTCAGTTACTTCGCCGCGATGATCGCTGAGGTACGGGTCTTGCTCAATAAACGCATTCAGATCATTCCATTGTTCCTGGGCTGTTCTAACAACATTCCCCTCACCATCCGTGATATCTACCAGTTGGGCGTCTTCAAAACTTTCGGGAACATACATCAGGCGAACCCCATTACCGTCACCAAAGTTGCCGGAATAGGTGTAGCTGTACCGTCCCTGATCGCCACCAATATATAACAGTGAAAACCGTGTCAGGTTATTTCGGCTGATGGTTCTCGTGTCGTACGAAATTTGTGCGATGATTCGGTTTGGCTGATCAAATCGTGAGAAACCTGTTTCGGGGTCGTTACGGTCTTTCTGAGCTACATTCGGCCAGAGCGACTGAGCCTGTGAACCGCCAATCAAACCATAGTCCCGAGATCGGCTGAGCGTATAGTTAATGCTTGTGAACAATCCGAACTCAAAGGTTTTCTCAAGCCCAACATTTACAGACGCATACGAACCCGAGTTGATGTTGGTGAGGTAGTACACCTCTCTCAACGGAGTTCCTTCAGCGCCGGGAAGCTGTTGTGTGTACAGCGGGTAGCTGTTTCCACCAACGTCCACAGTTTGACCTGTGGGCTGGTGAGCCAGGTTTACGGCCAGAGGACTATTGAAATCTTTGGAATACATCAACTCAAGAGTCCCGATAAATCCGTATGGCAATCTTTGGTCTACAGCCAGGTTCGACCTCCAGACTTGGGGAAGTTTGAAATCGTCAGCCGTAATGTTGATCTGGTTTGGAATTTCGGCATCCAATGTTGCAGGATCGGGCCGATAATAATCAACATCTGCCTGGAAACCATTCCACACCGGAGCGCCATTTGTACCCCAGGAATCAGAATAATATCCACGCTGACCGCGGGTTACACCATTGGCATTCACCTGGTTGGAGATCCATACGAATGGAAGACGTCCGGAGAAAATACCGGTACCGCCACGAAGCTGTGTACTTCTTTCTCCGCCACTTACGTCCCAGTTAAAACCAACTCTTGGCGACCACAACGGATTAATTGTTGGAAATTCACTCACATCCGGGTTGATGTTATCTCCGCCGGTTGGATTTGGAATCGACAGGTTCATTCCTTCAACGGCCGGGTTTCGGGGAGCATCCACCGGATAGAACGGAAGATCCACACGCAACCCTGCAGTCAGTTTCAAATCGGGATTTACCTGGTACTCATCCTGAATGTAGAAACCGATCTGTGCAAAATTCACCTCATCCAAAGGAAGGGTTGTAGGGTTGTCTACATCGTAAGTATAACCAATGGCAAAGTGAGACGGACGTACATTCGGATCCTGGTTAATGACGGATGCTACAAAATCATCGTACGACTCATACCTGTACCACGAATTCCACACCGGGTTGAAGGCATTGGCAAACGTCATATGCTCAAAATTCACACCGCCGGTAATGGTATTCTTGCCTGCAAAATAGGTTAGCGTATTGGATACGCTAAACGTGTTGTTGTCTAAAAGATTACCCACTGTAAAAAGCTCATTACCCATCGACATGTAGTACTGTAGTGAACCTGACTCGTCCGGTTCCATCACTTCAATCATCGGGAAGGTTTGGCCGCCCGGAATGCTTCGCTGCGGATCGGTAACCCATGTATAGCCAACATTAAAGCTGTTTGCCAGGTTGTCTGTAAGCGTAGAGTTTACTTCGCCGACAATTGAGGTAATAATGTTGTCAACAGCGTAGTTTCCATTTCTGAAGGTGATGGCTTCCGGGCCGTACCGGTTGGTGTTGAAATATCGGTCGGATGACGGAAATCCACGAATACTGTTCCCGTTAATGCTAACATCCTGAAAACTGTCGTACCGGTTAAACCGTACCATAGCCCGGTGGCTGCTGTTGATATTAAAATCAAGGCGGGCATTTAAACGGAGAGCCTCATTGGCAAACGGAATACTCTCAAACCCGCCGGTGCTATAACCGTATAATTGGTCCATTTGTTGTTGAACGAATTCAGCCTGCTCAAGAGGAACACGCGTAATTTGACGACCATCAGGCGATTCCCCCGGTCGCAACGCACGCCGGCTGTCACCGGGATTGTCAGCTTCCTGCTGTTCAACAGAAACAAAAAAGAAGAGCTTGTCTTTGATGATAGGCCCACCGGCAGATGCCCCGATAATTCGGGTATAGGAATCTTCAATGGTAATTTCGTTACTGCCAATTTTGGTGCCTACTAAATCCTGGTTTCTGTAATAACTGTAAATACTTCCTTTATAAGTATTACTTCCACTTTTTGTGATGGCGTTTACGTTTGCACCTGTAAATCCGCCCTGTCTCACATCATAAGGAGCAAGGTTGATCTGAACTTCCTCAATGGCATCCAGGCTGACCGGGTTGCCACCGGCAAACTGGTCGGATCCCAAACCGAAATTATTGTTATACACATTACCGTCAATCGTGTAATTGTTGAAACGATTATCACGGCCGGCAAAACTCGTTCCGCTGCTTTGCGGCGTAAGCTGGGTCAGGTCGTTAATGCTTCGGTTAATGGTCGGAACATTTATGATCCGGTCGGAAGTAACGTTTGTAGCCGCACCCGTTCTCTCCCGGTTAAAAACACGGTCACCAACTCCAACTATGACCAATTCTTCAAGTTCTACAGATTCAGAGCTCAGTGTGCCACGCTGATTGTACGTTTCACCCAAACTGAGGTAAACATTTTCAACCACGTAAGAGCGGAATCCCACATAGGTAAAGGTGATAGTATATGGACCACCTACACGCATATTTGAGATTCTGTATGATCCATCGGGACGGCTTGATGTTCCGTACGATGTACCCGAAGGAGTATGAACCGCAATGACGGATGCGCCGGGAAGAGTTTCTCCCGTATCATCTACAACAACACCCGTTAAAGAAGCAGTTGTCACCCCTTGTGCTTGTAGCTGCCCATGCCCGACAACTAATAGAATTATTCCTGCATACAGCAGGTGCATGTATCTATTTAACATTGTGTGATTATTAAAGATTAGCAGTTAGTAAAACAAGATGAGATGTGTTCCCTCTCAGGCGAAAACTATCTACAGAATGTTAAATAAATATTACTTGATAAAGAATATGCCGAATCTTTTTTTCGACTTTTTTTGATTAAGATTTTCAACCAAAAAGACGAATGTAAATTAAATATTTGTAATCACTTGTGGGCTTTGTGCTTACAAAAATAAGCCCTTAAAAAATTAGCGTATTCCTCGCGTGAATTGCCTTATTTCGTACCTGAATTCAGCCTTTTTAAAACTCTCGAAAATAAAAAAGGGAGACCAAAATGGCCTCCCTTTTGTAAATCGTTGGCTACAATAAGTTTAGAAATTATAGCGTACGGAGAATTGCATTTGCCATCTGGAAGTAAAGTCGCTGACTTCGAATTTGTTATCATCCAGTTGCTCCTCCGGATCGAATGAAATTACCGGTTTGCCAATGTCTGAGCTTGAAAGACCGTATTCCGGATTTTCATTAATAAAATCCTGGTCAACATATTGTTGGAAGTAGATTGCCTGGTGATTGTTGTAGCTCACACCTTTTCTTACTCCCCACTCTGAGTTCAGCAGGTTGAGGGCATTAATGACACTTGCGCTCAATTCGATTGACTGACCACCGAAGGTTTCAATTTCCTGAGTTACTTTGAAGTCCAGGTAATTTGTCCAATCTTCACGGGCAGTATTACGTTCTACATGGCCTCCACGAGCATCTGAAAGTGAGCTTTCACTTTCAATCCATGCATCGAACTCATTCCAGTTATCACTGGCTAAAACAACTTCACCAGCAGATGCAGGAACATAAATCAGGTCGTTATCATACTGACCATCGCCGTTTGCATCTCCGCTGTAGATCCAGCTGTATGGAGTTCCTGATCGGCCATCATAAATAACCGATATAGTTGTCGCGAATCGATTTGCGTACGCAGCACGGTAAGAAAGAACACCAAGAATGCGGTGTCTTCTTTCGAAATCCGCAGTTCCTAATTCAGGAGCATTCACATCAACATTTTCGTTGTATACCCAGTTAGACCGGGCCTGGCTTGAGGTACCGTTATTTACATTTTTAGCTCGGTTCCAGGTATAGGCTGCTTTCGCATAAAGGCCCGAATCGAATCGTTTTTCAAGTTCACCAGTAATACTGTACTGATATCCTTTGTCGGTATTGCTTAGCAGAATGGCATCTGTGAAGTTAGCATCACGACGTGATGGATAACCAGACGCATTTCCATAGCGCTCGGTAAAAACAATATCCCCATAAATCGGACGGCCATACATTGAAGTGCCTTCTTGATTCAGATTAATATTAGAAAAAGCAACATCATTGATAGCGCTTGAATAAACACCTTCAAGAGTTGCAACAACACCCCACGGAAGTTCCTGATCTACAGCCAGGTTGACTTTCAAAGATTGAGGGTATTTAAAATCTTCATCAATAAGGTTTACCTCAGTAGTGTTGATCGGCTCTAATGCCGGGTGATCACCTGGGCGAGGCTGGTTGTCTGGGTCAGGAGAAAACAAGCCATCAAATCCACCCGAAACGTCCACTCGACCGTAATCTACACCTGTATTGCTGTATTGGTTGGAAATCCAAACGAACGGAGGAGTACCTGAAAAGATACCAACACCACCACGAATCTGTGTGGTTTTTGCACCGCCGCTTGCATCCCAGTTAAACCCTAACCGTGGAGACCAGAGTAGATTTCCTGACGCCACATTTGTTGTAGAATATCCCGGGAATGCAGATGGAACAAGTGGGTTATTGTTGGGAGTATCAGGCAAAATGGGAACATCTACTCTCAACCCGTATGTCACTTTCAGATCATTTGTTACAGACCAT
It encodes:
- a CDS encoding BamA/TamA family outer membrane protein, producing the protein MSRNKTNTIALKNIALLFLICFAFAVEGVYAFQEEDEREPVIWSVEVDGNETYRDMVLKEIIASESPSFIKKIFKRFDGYYFDELEVRRDRIRLRRYYERRGFHNVEVNYEVTDDDKPWQKRIRFTISEGVPLRIVSSEISIDADSTTVREIRDSRDFERAVSRHDFREGRRFEMIRQPDVEGLFLETVENLGYAWPDVNIQTSVDSLASQVSMDIQLIPNSKAFFSEFQVEGDLSVPKSILLRQSGLDEGEQYGRETIRDAQRNIFNHHLFRFATITLPEQPHDSTLTALIRIREYEPRTIQASIGVGMEEIIRGQVRWEHRNINGKGHRYSANARASFIEQRLATDYLVPYIFNAKSRNVSSLFGLHRLEEAYELFQMGLNNSLIYQIDQNKTASLTYEYSLNEELSRDQQVELPDTVRSYDISSFVLSAYYSEGFTRDQRGWVVQPSIELSGTFGESSFKFQKVNLDVRRYTPLTNSLTLANRINGGVIFYTQPDSLPSNIRYYSGGTNSVRGWDRQRLGPSIPAFDQEGNFDSYIPVGGRTSFLFNIELRQSLQRLIPNFGIAAFLDGGQIWQDIESIHERPIQFGAGGGIRYQSPIGPVRVDIAYKLNPTDEDLRIYNGTDYGSAWDRIGIHFSIGQAF
- a CDS encoding SCO family protein, with protein sequence MIDQFLRYMPERYSPIPVLILLILFLFAGCRNNAIDDFSDTSFELINQNGETVHFPDDFEGAPMVMGFIYTNCPDICSFITANVRNVYRQMENPDNVQFILVTFDPQRDTPEVLKKYAQSFEMDQEPFQFLTADSSTIASFMERMSVRTQESYSEELDNGDRIYFLNHSDKILLIDEDSRLIFDYGGSMTSPNLIIEDLQKL
- a CDS encoding copper chaperone PCu(A)C, translating into MNKKSILILLIPFLLVSFLSCGNEEENQQSESIQTVELPDEGIEIENIWARPGSENGVSAVYLTILNGSSEMDSIVSVSSPVARMVEIHESFEGDDGMMGMRPAENLNIPARDVLHLEPGGLHIMLMNLNNQLAEGDEVEISLEFSNAGQMTITAPVQSIQ
- the cdaA gene encoding diadenylate cyclase CdaA; amino-acid sequence: MIPIGFIEFGIKDLLETLVIALVLYYLYRWIRGTFAIQAALGLLFIILLNAAVGLLGFTTLNFLLRSVLDVGVLAVFIIFQPEIRKLLYNLGQNTSFDRFLGRTGSEDMISEVIEAVRNMAQTKTGALIVFARTSSLQDLVDVGVKLDARVNASLLQTIFQKDTPLHDGAVIIRNNRIVAASCYLPISQNPNISSVFGTRHRAAVGISETNNVFVVIVSEETGRVSVAKNGALTSGLSIQKLRSEMESSLGEVKEEEVGFSAEKADLEMN
- the folP gene encoding dihydropteroate synthase, producing MGIVNVTPDSFSDGGKYSSAQHAVDEIGRMMEEGAAIIDIGGESTRPGANPVSESEEMDRVLPVLEPALDHFPDLFFSIDTTKYRVAEESLKLGAHIINDISGLQKEPRLASLCSVYNAGYVLMHSQGNPQTMQKNPEYENVLDDIFAFLKKGIEQLKKAGVSSIVVDPGIGFGKTLQHNLDIIKGLKKFITLDCPVLVGASRKSMLGKLLGNRPAEERLAGTLAVHYHCLMQGANILRVHDVKEAVDSVKIFEALCDKQEW
- the fdxA gene encoding ferredoxin FdxA, which produces MAYVVTEPCINCKYTNCAAVCPVDAFREGPNFLTIDPLECIDCDACVPECPVEAIYPDDEVPEQWEHYIELNERLAEKWDEYVINETKDEFPGADEWAEKEDKLDLLQEDWD
- a CDS encoding alkaline phosphatase family protein, whose amino-acid sequence is MKLAHKRIQTLFVCLSAISVLISCGPSENQVRSSSKEINPVLLISFDGFMNEYIDRNNTPNFDRFIKNGVKADYLIPVFPTKTFPNHYTIVTGLYVENHGIIANSFPDSRLDARFSYGPINSPNDERWWGGEPIWITAEKQGLTSATFFWPGSEASIDSTWSTKWVAYDGSVPDSSRIDSITAWLDPNGSVQADLGTLYFSFIDHVGHDFGPNSSQMDEASLHADDLLGYLLKKIDEHNLSDKLNVIITSDHGMAELSPEKVIFLDEIINLENVKMVDWTPVALIQPNEGETSKIYSTLKEHENNYRVYLRDELPDHYHFSDHYRIPEIIMIADVGYTITRRDFFEKNGVMGGTHGFDYEAPEMRTIFIASGPDFKTGETAQPFQSIHIYELLCKILGINPAENDGNLEEVNALLRN
- a CDS encoding TonB-dependent receptor; the encoded protein is MLNRYMHLLYAGIILLVVGHGQLQAQGVTTASLTGVVVDDTGETLPGASVIAVHTPSGTSYGTSSRPDGSYRISNMRVGGPYTITFTYVGFRSYVVENVYLSLGETYNQRGTLSSESVELEELVIVGVGDRVFNRERTGAATNVTSDRIINVPTINRSINDLTQLTPQSSGTSFAGRDNRFNNYTIDGNVYNNNFGLGSDQFAGGNPVSLDAIEEVQINLAPYDVRQGGFTGANVNAITKSGSNTYKGSIYSYYRNQDLVGTKIGSNEITIEDSYTRIIGASAGGPIIKDKLFFFVSVEQQEADNPGDSRRALRPGESPDGRQITRVPLEQAEFVQQQMDQLYGYSTGGFESIPFANEALRLNARLDFNINSSHRAMVRFNRYDSFQDVSINGNSIRGFPSSDRYFNTNRYGPEAITFRNGNYAVDNIITSIVGEVNSTLTDNLANSFNVGYTWVTDPQRSIPGGQTFPMIEVMEPDESGSLQYYMSMGNELFTVGNLLDNNTFSVSNTLTYFAGKNTITGGVNFEHMTFANAFNPVWNSWYRYESYDDFVASVINQDPNVRPSHFAIGYTYDVDNPTTLPLDEVNFAQIGFYIQDEYQVNPDLKLTAGLRVDLPFYPVDAPRNPAVEGMNLSIPNPTGGDNINPDVSEFPTINPLWSPRVGFNWDVSGGERSTQLRGGTGIFSGRLPFVWISNQVNANGVTRGQRGYYSDSWGTNGAPVWNGFQADVDYYRPDPATLDAEIPNQINITADDFKLPQVWRSNLAVDQRLPYGFIGTLELMYSKDFNSPLAVNLAHQPTGQTVDVGGNSYPLYTQQLPGAEGTPLREVYYLTNINSGSYASVNVGLEKTFEFGLFTSINYTLSRSRDYGLIGGSQAQSLWPNVAQKDRNDPETGFSRFDQPNRIIAQISYDTRTISRNNLTRFSLLYIGGDQGRYSYTYSGNFGDGNGVRLMYVPESFEDAQLVDITDGEGNVVRTAQEQWNDLNAFIEQDPYLSDHRGEVTERNGATLPWLHRFDFRVAQDVNIFRGVHKIQVTFDILNVGNLINNEWGVTQSPVQSNLMQYRGADGSGNATFTVNNASGSDAPPTESFRQNINISNTWSAQLGIRYMFN